One region of Chryseobacterium sp. C-71 genomic DNA includes:
- a CDS encoding aminotransferase class IV, with amino-acid sequence MSQFIESIKVEDQEMFLLEFHQKRVNDTFAHFGKEGSIDLEKIFKNLNHDEDGLYKLRLTYDLDKKFRTMMIPYAIPEIQDFQLVENNIYDYSFKFEDRKELEKMKMKSKAEEIIIVKNNHITDTSFSNLLFQKGKEWFTPSTYLLNGVQRQYLLKKKKIKEAEITLQNIKEFSHFQLINALNDFDDMFIYPISKITNLPGNDDYLDM; translated from the coding sequence ATGTCCCAATTCATTGAAAGCATTAAAGTAGAAGACCAGGAAATGTTCCTGCTAGAATTTCACCAAAAACGTGTCAATGATACTTTTGCCCATTTCGGGAAGGAAGGTTCTATCGATTTGGAAAAAATTTTTAAAAACCTGAATCATGATGAAGATGGTTTATATAAATTAAGACTGACTTATGACTTGGATAAGAAATTCAGAACCATGATGATTCCTTACGCAATTCCGGAAATACAAGATTTCCAATTGGTGGAGAATAATATTTATGATTATTCCTTCAAATTTGAGGATCGAAAAGAGCTGGAGAAAATGAAGATGAAATCTAAAGCTGAAGAAATCATCATTGTAAAAAACAATCACATTACTGATACTTCATTTTCAAATCTTTTATTCCAAAAAGGGAAAGAATGGTTTACGCCCTCAACTTATCTTTTAAACGGAGTTCAGAGACAATATCTTTTAAAGAAAAAGAAGATCAAAGAAGCAGAAATCACTTTACAAAACATCAAAGAATTCTCACATTTTCAATTGATTAATGCTTTGAATGATTTTGACGATATGTTCATTTATCCGATTTCGAAGATTACCAATCTTCCGGGGAATGATGATTATTTAGATATGTAA
- the menD gene encoding 2-succinyl-5-enolpyruvyl-6-hydroxy-3-cyclohexene-1-carboxylic-acid synthase codes for MKKYSSKRSIQVLANLFQQYNILDVVISPGSRNAPLAIHFSEVDDFNCYSIVDERSAAFVALGMAKSEKKPVVITCTSGSAAANYYPAVTEAFYSNIPMLILTADRPTDYVDLFDGQTIRQKKLFHQHSYGDFELVEDSKDDAENINSDIIKKAIEICFEKQGPVHINIPLEEPLYELVSELPTFPEVEKTIKKKEYEIPSNLVADWNTSQRIMILVGTRDYSPELENQLTQLVKNHSVVVLSEANSNLYHEKFFRHIDRYIFAFTDEDFKTYAPDLLITVGQNVVSKKVKQFLRNAHPKQHWHLDEVWQPDTYFSLTQKIEIKPELFFSKLLNFINLEPKPYYNLWDVLRDKKDKKHSEFLNLIEFSDFYFFNKASQSIPENYNIHFSNSSAIRYAQLFDFGKRKMYCNRGTSGIDGSTSTAMGFAIKNANPTLLITGDLSFFYDINGLWNQYIPPFTRIIIFNNGEGNIFKIIPGPGNANSNTVDEFISTKHHKNAEFLAKHFGFSYVKVDDDGTLDRVFDNFFKPDAQPKIMEVNTQGKNNADTQKAYFNFLKEN; via the coding sequence ATGAAAAAATATTCCTCCAAGAGAAGTATTCAGGTACTTGCCAATCTTTTTCAGCAATACAATATTTTAGACGTTGTCATATCTCCGGGATCTCGAAATGCTCCTCTGGCGATTCATTTTTCGGAAGTGGATGATTTCAACTGTTATAGTATTGTTGACGAAAGAAGTGCAGCATTTGTAGCTCTTGGGATGGCAAAAAGCGAAAAAAAACCGGTTGTCATAACTTGTACCAGCGGTTCTGCGGCTGCAAATTATTACCCGGCAGTTACAGAAGCTTTTTATTCAAATATTCCGATGTTGATCTTAACTGCAGATCGTCCGACAGATTATGTTGATCTTTTTGACGGACAAACTATAAGACAAAAAAAACTTTTTCATCAACATTCTTACGGAGATTTTGAATTGGTAGAAGACAGCAAAGATGATGCGGAAAACATCAATTCAGATATTATAAAAAAAGCAATTGAAATTTGTTTTGAAAAGCAAGGTCCGGTTCACATCAATATTCCTCTTGAAGAACCTTTATATGAATTGGTTTCAGAGTTGCCGACTTTTCCTGAGGTAGAAAAAACAATTAAGAAAAAGGAATACGAAATTCCATCCAACTTAGTAGCCGACTGGAATACTTCTCAGAGAATAATGATTCTGGTAGGAACCAGAGATTATAGTCCGGAATTGGAAAATCAGTTGACGCAATTGGTGAAAAATCATTCAGTTGTAGTGTTGAGTGAAGCCAATTCAAATTTGTATCACGAGAAGTTTTTCAGACATATTGATCGCTATATTTTTGCGTTTACAGATGAAGATTTTAAAACCTATGCTCCGGATTTGCTGATTACAGTGGGACAAAACGTGGTTTCAAAAAAAGTAAAACAGTTTCTAAGAAATGCACACCCAAAACAACATTGGCATTTGGATGAAGTTTGGCAGCCCGATACTTATTTTTCTCTTACGCAGAAAATAGAAATCAAGCCAGAACTTTTCTTTTCTAAACTTTTGAATTTCATTAATTTAGAACCAAAACCATATTATAATCTTTGGGATGTTTTAAGGGATAAAAAAGATAAAAAACATTCTGAATTTTTGAATTTGATTGAGTTTTCTGATTTTTATTTCTTCAATAAAGCTTCACAGAGTATTCCTGAGAATTACAATATTCATTTCAGCAACTCTTCTGCGATTCGCTATGCTCAGCTTTTCGATTTTGGTAAAAGAAAAATGTATTGCAACAGAGGAACCAGTGGAATCGATGGCTCGACATCGACTGCAATGGGTTTTGCGATTAAAAATGCAAATCCGACTTTATTGATTACTGGAGATCTAAGCTTTTTTTACGACATCAATGGTCTTTGGAATCAGTATATTCCCCCGTTTACAAGAATTATTATTTTTAATAACGGGGAAGGAAATATTTTTAAAATAATTCCGGGACCGGGAAATGCAAACTCAAATACTGTTGATGAATTTATCTCAACAAAACATCATAAAAATGCTGAGTTTTTAGCAAAACATTTCGGATTTTCTTATGTGAAAGTGGATGATGACGGAACTTTAGATAGGGTTTTTGATAATTTCTTCAAACCAGATGCACAACCCAAAATTATGGAAGTCAATACACAAGGTAAAAACAATGCGGATACGCAGAAGGCTTATTTTAATTTCTTAAAAGAGAATTAA
- a CDS encoding isopenicillin N synthase family oxygenase, with protein sequence MDKIPSVDLRDFLSGDPERKQKFVNEIGKAYEEIGFVALKGHFLNDKLVDDLYGEVKNFFELPTETKQKYEIPGIGGQRGYVGFGKETAKGFKKGDLKEFWHFGQYVSDDSKYKSQYPDNVIVDELPKFNEVGKETYQMLEKTGKYVLRALALYLGLDEFYFDDKIAEGNSILRPIHYPPITQEPDDAVRAAAHGDINLITLLMGSQGKGLQVQNHKGEWIDAIAEPDELMINVGDMLSRHTNNKLKSTIHRVVNPPRELWGTSRYSIPFFMHPVSEMSLNALENCVDENHPKLYEDTTAGEFLHERLIELGLIKK encoded by the coding sequence ATGGATAAAATACCTAGTGTAGACCTGCGTGATTTCCTTTCGGGTGACCCGGAACGCAAACAGAAATTTGTAAATGAAATCGGAAAAGCTTACGAAGAAATTGGTTTTGTTGCCTTAAAAGGACATTTCCTAAATGACAAACTCGTAGATGATCTTTATGGAGAAGTCAAAAACTTCTTTGAACTTCCCACAGAAACCAAACAAAAGTATGAGATCCCCGGAATTGGTGGGCAAAGAGGCTATGTAGGTTTCGGAAAAGAAACCGCAAAAGGATTTAAAAAAGGTGATTTGAAAGAATTTTGGCATTTCGGACAATACGTTTCGGATGACTCAAAATATAAAAGCCAATATCCTGACAATGTGATCGTAGACGAACTTCCAAAGTTCAACGAGGTCGGTAAGGAAACTTATCAGATGCTTGAAAAAACAGGGAAATATGTTTTGAGAGCTTTAGCGTTGTATCTTGGTCTTGATGAGTTTTATTTTGATGATAAAATTGCAGAAGGCAACTCTATTTTGAGACCCATTCATTATCCGCCAATCACCCAGGAACCAGATGATGCGGTAAGAGCAGCAGCTCATGGAGACATTAACTTAATTACTCTTTTGATGGGTTCTCAGGGAAAAGGTCTTCAGGTTCAAAATCATAAAGGCGAATGGATTGATGCAATCGCAGAACCAGACGAACTAATGATTAATGTTGGAGATATGCTTTCGAGACATACCAATAATAAATTAAAGTCTACGATTCACAGAGTGGTTAATCCGCCAAGAGAATTGTGGGGGACTTCAAGATATTCTATCCCTTTTTTTATGCACCCGGTGAGCGAAATGTCACTGAACGCGCTTGAAAACTGTGTAGATGAAAACCATCCTAAACTGTATGAAGATACAACTGCAGGAGAATTTTTACATGAACGATTAATTGAATTGGGATTGATTAAAAAATAA
- a CDS encoding amidohydrolase family protein, translating into MQKLLIFFAFFAVKTLFAQTTEADYIFKNVNIITMLDDMVLKKKTIVIKDGKIIEISDKTKYKSSNTIDAKGKYLLPSMADAHVHLPESDEELEKVMKLNLINGVTKLRSMRGEWKDVERRKKFNSQSSYYPQLYLSPPPVHRNQEFSVDDLEKYVKGSKDYGFDFVKILSIKSPDLLKKLDSLCKKYEVKIGGHYPDHPKGVRFSDAVVFGTNYNAFEHLGGLVGEPESYENRIKNIKQNNIFICPTMQWYAIGYGQYGIDEMLKQRGMEYIPTEIKNDWAEKSKIYREKLGKEGFEKEKNEYAVEMQERFKVTKRLNDEGVKLLLSPDSSSKFIVSGFGMLEEMNLYKKANLSNFEILKSATTNFALLFNENYGTIETGKNADFILLSQNPLQDLKALGNIEAVFYNKFYLDKKQLNEIAKSVLPKSTVKN; encoded by the coding sequence ATGCAAAAATTACTTATTTTTTTCGCTTTTTTCGCAGTAAAAACATTATTTGCCCAAACCACAGAAGCAGATTACATTTTCAAAAACGTGAACATCATCACAATGTTAGATGACATGGTCTTAAAAAAGAAAACTATTGTCATCAAAGACGGAAAAATCATTGAAATCTCGGATAAGACCAAATATAAATCTAGCAACACAATTGATGCAAAAGGAAAATATTTGTTACCCTCGATGGCAGACGCTCATGTACATTTACCTGAAAGTGATGAAGAATTAGAAAAAGTAATGAAACTGAATCTTATAAACGGAGTTACCAAACTGCGTTCAATGAGGGGAGAATGGAAGGATGTGGAAAGGAGAAAGAAGTTTAACTCTCAAAGCAGTTATTATCCTCAGTTATATTTATCTCCCCCTCCTGTTCACCGAAATCAAGAGTTTTCGGTTGATGATTTAGAAAAATATGTAAAAGGCTCAAAAGATTACGGATTTGATTTCGTTAAAATATTAAGTATCAAAAGCCCGGATTTATTAAAAAAATTAGACAGTCTGTGTAAAAAATACGAAGTAAAAATAGGTGGACATTATCCTGATCATCCAAAAGGAGTTCGTTTTTCTGATGCGGTTGTTTTTGGCACAAATTATAATGCTTTCGAACATCTTGGAGGACTTGTAGGAGAGCCTGAAAGCTATGAGAACAGAATAAAAAACATCAAACAGAATAATATTTTTATTTGTCCTACAATGCAATGGTATGCAATCGGTTATGGCCAGTACGGAATTGATGAAATGCTCAAGCAAAGAGGAATGGAATATATTCCGACAGAAATAAAAAATGATTGGGCTGAAAAATCAAAAATTTACAGAGAAAAACTCGGAAAAGAGGGATTTGAGAAAGAGAAAAACGAATATGCAGTCGAGATGCAGGAGCGTTTTAAGGTAACTAAACGACTAAATGATGAAGGAGTAAAATTGCTTTTAAGTCCGGATAGCAGTTCTAAATTTATTGTTTCAGGTTTCGGAATGTTAGAAGAAATGAATTTGTATAAAAAAGCGAATCTTTCAAATTTTGAGATTTTAAAAAGCGCTACTACAAATTTTGCTCTTCTTTTCAATGAAAATTACGGAACTATCGAAACAGGGAAGAATGCAGATTTTATCTTGTTATCACAAAATCCTTTACAAGATTTAAAAGCACTAGGAAATATCGAGGCTGTATTTTATAACAAATTCTATTTAGACAAAAAACAATTAAACGAAATTGCAAAATCTGTTCTTCCAAAATCCACAGTAAAAAATTGA
- a CDS encoding HlyD family secretion protein: protein METKKDILDNIELRSESVQDILTDPPHWMFRWGNTIILFILLLILAMSYIIKYPEFVPAPIIVTSQNPPEKIEARSSSKIEKIFIKDHQKVKKGDVLLVLQSTAHYQDVLKLKKIVDSIASDQLLSFPVNEASHYKLGELQSDYNSFAKAFQDENLFTRLQPYAPENLAANQSISESQGRIINLRQQRNLEAAKTELTRKNYQRSQELFNQGVIAAVELEGEKLKYLQAQQNLENISISLSQMQESISNLNKTKSGAAINTEKDKITYSSQTLQLFEQLRKSLKQWEQTYLIVSSTDGMASFQQFYGENQFVKAGDPIVSILPDHTEQLVGRMSVPTANSGKIIPGEKVLIKLDNYRFQEYGIIEGRVQNISLIPDDKGNYYVDVVLPKGLKTSYNKTLKFDKELRGNAEIVTQDLRLIERFFYQIRKLLGYQS, encoded by the coding sequence TTGGAAACTAAAAAAGATATATTAGACAATATAGAGCTCCGCTCAGAAAGCGTTCAGGATATTCTCACAGATCCGCCACATTGGATGTTCCGTTGGGGAAATACGATTATATTATTCATATTATTGCTTATTCTTGCGATGAGTTACATTATCAAATATCCGGAATTTGTTCCGGCGCCTATTATTGTGACCTCACAAAATCCACCGGAAAAAATTGAGGCAAGAAGCAGTTCGAAAATCGAAAAAATATTCATCAAAGATCATCAGAAGGTAAAAAAGGGGGATGTTTTGCTGGTTTTGCAGTCTACTGCACATTATCAGGATGTTTTAAAGTTGAAAAAAATAGTAGATTCTATTGCTTCAGATCAGTTACTTTCTTTTCCTGTGAATGAAGCCTCTCACTATAAACTGGGTGAACTGCAGAGTGATTACAACAGTTTTGCAAAAGCTTTTCAGGATGAGAATTTATTTACAAGATTGCAGCCTTATGCTCCGGAAAACCTTGCCGCCAATCAAAGTATTTCAGAATCGCAGGGTAGAATTATTAATTTAAGGCAGCAGAGAAACCTTGAAGCTGCAAAAACTGAACTCACACGAAAGAATTATCAAAGATCACAGGAATTATTCAATCAGGGTGTAATAGCTGCAGTAGAATTGGAAGGCGAAAAACTAAAATACCTTCAGGCTCAGCAGAATTTAGAAAACATCAGTATTTCTTTATCTCAAATGCAGGAAAGTATTTCCAATCTCAACAAAACAAAAAGCGGAGCTGCCATCAATACCGAAAAAGATAAAATCACGTATTCATCGCAGACTCTACAGTTATTTGAGCAATTAAGAAAATCTCTTAAACAATGGGAGCAAACCTATCTCATTGTTTCCTCTACCGATGGGATGGCAAGTTTTCAGCAGTTTTATGGTGAAAATCAATTCGTAAAAGCTGGAGATCCAATTGTTTCAATTTTGCCGGATCATACTGAGCAGCTGGTGGGAAGAATGTCTGTGCCGACAGCAAATTCCGGAAAGATTATTCCGGGAGAAAAGGTGTTAATTAAACTTGATAACTACCGTTTTCAGGAATATGGAATCATCGAAGGGAGAGTGCAGAACATCTCTTTGATTCCTGACGACAAAGGAAATTATTATGTAGATGTTGTATTGCCTAAAGGCTTAAAAACTTCTTACAACAAAACCTTGAAGTTTGATAAAGAACTGAGAGGAAATGCTGAAATTGTCACTCAGGATTTAAGGTTGATTGAAAGGTTTTTCTATCAGATCAGGAAGCTGCTGGGGTATCAGTCATAA